The proteins below are encoded in one region of Serratia symbiotica:
- the ubiK gene encoding ubiquinone biosynthesis accessory factor UbiK, whose translation MIDPKKIEQIARQVHGSMPKSVREFGEDVEKKIRQVLQSQLARLDLVNRETFDVQTQVLLRTREQLALLEQRITGLEDKLNAASTAKHEE comes from the coding sequence ATGATTGACCCGAAAAAAATTGAACAGATCGCACGCCAGGTTCATGGATCCATGCCTAAAAGCGTGCGTGAATTCGGGGAAGACGTTGAGAAGAAAATCCGCCAGGTGCTACAGTCACAACTGGCTCGTTTGGATTTGGTCAACCGCGAAACGTTCGACGTGCAGACTCAGGTGCTGCTACGTACCCGTGAGCAACTGGCGTTGCTGGAACAGCGCATAACCGGTCTGGAAGACAAGCTGAATGCGGCATCTACCGCCAAGCACGAAGAATAA
- a CDS encoding glutathionylspermidine synthase family protein encodes MKRVTITERPDWREKATEFGFHFHTMYDQPYWCEDAYYQFTLAQIEEIEGTTAELHQMCLQVVERVVASDALMVKFRIPKHTWGFVRSAWRTRQPSLYSRLDLAYDGVNPPKLLENNADTPTSLYEAAFFQWLWLEDQIKAGKLVPQADQYNSLQEKLIERFADLKAHHGFDLLHLACCQDSEEDRGTVQYLQDCASEAGLATEFLFMEEIGLGEKGQFTDLQDQVIGNLFKLYPWEFMLREMFATKLEDAGVRWLEPAWKSIISNKALLPLLWEMFPNHPNLLPAYFAEDAHPPLDHYVTKPLFSREGANIQIVENGQQIACVEGPYGEEGMIVQQFHPLPQFEGSYTLIGSWLVDDQPCGIGLREDRQLITQDLSRFYPHIILG; translated from the coding sequence ATGAAGCGCGTTACTATTACCGAACGCCCGGACTGGCGCGAAAAAGCCACTGAATTCGGCTTCCATTTCCACACCATGTATGACCAGCCGTACTGGTGTGAAGATGCCTATTATCAGTTCACACTGGCGCAGATTGAAGAGATCGAAGGCACCACTGCTGAGCTGCACCAGATGTGCTTACAAGTGGTGGAGAGAGTGGTTGCCAGCGATGCACTGATGGTCAAATTCCGCATCCCGAAACACACTTGGGGCTTTGTACGCAGCGCCTGGCGCACCCGTCAGCCTTCGCTGTATTCGCGTCTCGATTTGGCCTACGATGGCGTCAACCCGCCTAAATTGTTGGAAAACAACGCCGATACGCCAACCTCGCTGTATGAAGCTGCCTTCTTCCAATGGCTGTGGCTGGAAGACCAGATCAAGGCTGGCAAGCTGGTTCCACAAGCGGATCAGTACAACAGCCTACAGGAAAAGCTGATTGAACGTTTCGCTGATCTGAAGGCGCATCATGGCTTCGACTTGTTGCACTTGGCTTGCTGCCAAGACAGTGAGGAAGATCGTGGCACCGTGCAATATCTGCAAGACTGTGCGTCAGAAGCTGGCCTAGCGACCGAGTTCCTGTTTATGGAAGAGATTGGCCTAGGCGAGAAAGGCCAGTTTACCGATCTACAGGATCAGGTGATCGGCAACCTGTTCAAGCTTTACCCGTGGGAGTTTATGCTGCGCGAGATGTTTGCCACCAAGTTGGAGGACGCGGGCGTGCGCTGGTTGGAGCCTGCTTGGAAAAGCATCATCTCCAACAAGGCGCTGCTGCCACTGCTGTGGGAAATGTTCCCGAATCATCCGAACCTACTACCAGCCTACTTTGCTGAAGATGCACATCCGCCGCTGGATCATTATGTCACCAAACCGCTGTTCTCACGTGAGGGTGCCAATATCCAGATTGTCGAAAACGGCCAGCAAATCGCGTGCGTTGAAGGCCCCTATGGTGAAGAAGGTATGATTGTTCAGCAGTTCCATCCGTTGCCGCAGTTTGAAGGCAGCTACACGCTGATCGGCAGTTGGTTGGTTGACGATCAGCCCTGTGGTATCGGCCTGCGTGAAGATCGCCAACTGATCACCCAAGATCTGTCGCGCTTCTATCCGCATATCATTCTTGGTTGA
- the glnE gene encoding bifunctional [glutamate--ammonia ligase]-adenylyl-L-tyrosine phosphorylase/[glutamate--ammonia-ligase] adenylyltransferase, with product MLPLSAVLQAQAQQVVQHFREVHGASYLFSPQEQWVLASSNFVSDMLLGQPTWLERLRQQPPTPDEWQHYTTWLQKDLEKVHDEAGLMHVLRLFRCEMLVRIAWAQALRQCTTEETLQQLSGLAETLIVSARDWLYCSCCDEWGTPCNDQGKPQPLLILGMGKLGGGELNFSSDIDLIFAYPENGHTRGGRRERDNAQFFTRLGQRLIKALDQQTIDGFVYRLDMRLRPFGDSGPLVMSFAALEDYYQEQGRDWERYAMVKARLLGGSEDSYSQELRETLRPFVFRRYIDFSVIQSLRNMKGMIAREVRRRGLKDNIKLGAGGIREIEFITQVFQLIRGGREPALQGRSLLPTLQTLGELGLLEAGQVQALSASYLFLRRLENLLQAIADQQTQTLPQDELDQARLAHGMGLKHWSALMSVLDRHMQAVRAVFSYLIGDDGADIEEDLYYQQYHSLWQDRLEENELAPLMPHLGEQTRQQILHIITHFRHDVDKRTIGPRGRNVLDQLMPRLLAELCPRQDAPTTLLRLTQLLLSIVTRTTYLELMVEYPAACNHLIRLCAASPMVTNQLSRYPLLLDELLEPATLYQPVAPDAYHSELRQYLLRVAEDDDEQKLEALRQFKQAQLLHIAAADIVGALPVMKVSDHLTYLATAIIDAVVQQAWGDMVARFGQPNHLQDRAGNGFAVIGYGKLGGWELGYNSDLDLVFLVDCPPEVTTDGERSIDGRQFYLRLAQRVMHLFSTRTSSGILYEVDARLRPSGAAGLLVSTLGAFADYQQHEAWTWEHQALVRARIVHGDPLLHQQFDDLRREILCKVRDRGLLRREVREMREKMRRHRGNQQRDLFDIKADEGGITDIEFIAQYLVLGYASIEPRLTRWPDNVRIFALMANEGIMPEEEARALTTAYVTMRDTIHHLALQEHSDKVSSELFAAERQQVRISWLKWLG from the coding sequence ATGTTGCCACTCTCAGCAGTGTTGCAAGCTCAGGCACAGCAGGTTGTGCAGCATTTTCGCGAGGTTCACGGCGCAAGCTACCTGTTTAGCCCCCAGGAACAGTGGGTGCTGGCGTCAAGTAACTTTGTCAGTGATATGCTACTCGGCCAGCCAACGTGGCTGGAAAGGCTGCGCCAGCAGCCACCAACGCCTGATGAGTGGCAGCATTATACGACCTGGCTACAGAAGGATCTGGAAAAGGTGCACGACGAGGCGGGGCTGATGCATGTGCTGCGCCTATTCCGCTGCGAAATGCTGGTGCGCATCGCCTGGGCGCAGGCGCTGCGCCAATGCACCACCGAAGAAACGCTACAGCAGCTAAGCGGGCTGGCGGAAACGCTGATTGTCAGCGCGCGCGACTGGCTGTACTGCAGTTGCTGCGATGAATGGGGTACGCCGTGCAATGATCAGGGCAAACCACAGCCGCTGTTGATCCTCGGCATGGGCAAACTGGGCGGTGGCGAACTGAACTTCTCTTCGGACATCGATCTGATTTTTGCCTACCCGGAAAACGGCCATACCCGAGGTGGCCGGCGCGAACGGGATAACGCCCAATTTTTCACTCGCCTTGGCCAGCGACTGATCAAGGCGCTGGATCAGCAGACCATCGACGGTTTCGTCTATCGCCTGGATATGCGCCTGCGGCCATTTGGCGACAGCGGCCCACTGGTAATGAGTTTTGCTGCACTGGAGGATTATTATCAGGAGCAGGGGCGCGACTGGGAGCGCTACGCCATGGTGAAAGCACGGCTACTCGGCGGCTCGGAAGATAGCTACAGCCAGGAATTGCGCGAAACTCTGCGGCCATTTGTGTTCCGCCGCTATATTGATTTCAGCGTGATCCAATCGCTGCGTAATATGAAAGGAATGATCGCACGCGAAGTGCGGCGCCGTGGTCTGAAAGACAACATCAAGCTGGGCGCGGGCGGCATTCGGGAAATCGAATTCATCACTCAGGTTTTCCAACTTATTCGGGGTGGGCGCGAACCGGCGTTGCAGGGGCGTTCGCTATTGCCGACGCTGCAAACCTTGGGCGAGTTAGGGCTGTTGGAAGCTGGGCAGGTACAGGCGTTGAGCGCCAGCTATCTGTTCCTACGACGGCTGGAAAACCTGCTACAGGCGATCGCTGATCAGCAGACGCAGACGCTACCGCAAGATGAGCTTGACCAGGCGCGGCTGGCGCACGGCATGGGACTGAAACATTGGTCAGCGTTAATGTCGGTGCTGGATAGGCATATGCAGGCGGTCAGGGCGGTATTTAGCTACTTGATCGGCGACGATGGCGCTGATATAGAAGAAGATCTCTACTATCAGCAATACCACAGTTTATGGCAGGATAGGTTAGAAGAAAATGAGCTAGCCCCGCTGATGCCGCACCTGGGCGAACAAACGCGCCAGCAGATACTGCACATTATTACCCACTTCCGCCATGACGTCGATAAACGTACCATTGGCCCGCGTGGTCGCAACGTGCTCGATCAACTGATGCCGCGCCTACTGGCGGAGCTGTGTCCACGTCAGGACGCGCCAACAACACTACTGCGCCTGACACAACTGCTGTTGAGCATCGTCACCCGCACCACCTACCTGGAGCTGATGGTGGAATACCCTGCGGCGTGCAACCATCTGATCCGCTTGTGCGCCGCCTCGCCGATGGTCACCAACCAGCTATCACGTTATCCGCTGCTGCTGGACGAATTGTTGGAGCCAGCCACCCTGTATCAACCCGTTGCGCCCGATGCTTATCACAGCGAGCTGCGCCAATATCTGCTGCGGGTGGCTGAGGACGACGATGAGCAAAAATTGGAGGCGTTGCGTCAGTTCAAACAAGCGCAACTGCTGCATATTGCTGCCGCAGATATCGTTGGGGCGCTGCCAGTGATGAAAGTGAGCGATCACCTTACCTATCTGGCAACAGCAATTATTGACGCCGTGGTGCAACAAGCCTGGGGCGATATGGTGGCCCGCTTTGGTCAACCGAACCATTTGCAGGATCGCGCCGGGAACGGCTTTGCGGTGATTGGCTACGGTAAACTGGGCGGCTGGGAGTTGGGCTACAACTCCGATCTTGATCTGGTGTTTCTGGTGGATTGCCCGCCGGAGGTGACAACCGATGGCGAACGCAGCATTGATGGCCGCCAATTCTATCTGCGCCTGGCACAGCGCGTGATGCACCTGTTCAGCACCCGTACTTCATCCGGCATTTTGTATGAAGTGGATGCCCGCCTGCGACCTTCCGGCGCAGCTGGCCTGCTGGTCAGCACCCTGGGGGCGTTTGCCGACTATCAGCAGCACGAAGCCTGGACTTGGGAGCATCAGGCTCTGGTACGGGCGCGCATCGTGCACGGTGACCCGCTATTGCACCAGCAATTTGACGACCTACGCCGCGAAATCCTGTGCAAAGTGCGCGATCGGGGATTGCTACGGCGTGAGGTGCGTGAAATGCGCGAAAAAATGCGCCGCCACCGGGGCAACCAGCAGCGCGATCTGTTTGATATCAAAGCCGATGAAGGCGGTATCACCGATATCGAATTTATCGCTCAATACCTCGTCTTAGGCTATGCGAGTATAGAACCACGACTGACACGTTGGCCTGATAACGTGCGCATCTTCGCGCTGATGGCCAATGAAGGCATTATGCCAGAGGAGGAAGCGCGTGCGCTGACCACAGCCTATGTCACCATGCGCGATACCATCCATCATCTGGCGTTGCAGGAACACTCTGACAAGGTCAGCAGCGAACTGTTCGCCGCCGAGCGCCAACAAGTACGCATCAGTTGGCTTAAATGGCTGGGCTGA
- the hldE gene encoding bifunctional D-glycero-beta-D-manno-heptose-7-phosphate kinase/D-glycero-beta-D-manno-heptose 1-phosphate adenylyltransferase HldE — translation MKVTLPDFRHASVLVVGDVMLDRYWYGPTSRISPEAPVPVVKVDTIEERPGGAANVAMNIASLGTNSRLVGLTGIDDAARALSAKLNTVNVYCDFVSVPTHPTITKLRVLSRNQQLIRLDFEEGFSNVDAQPVLTRIQQALPQIGVLVLSDYAKGALSQVQNMIKLARAAKVPVLIDPKGSDFERYRGATLLTPNLSEFEAIVGHCKDEADLVERGMKLMADFALSALLVTRSEHGMTLLQPGVAPLHLPTQAQEVFDVTGAGDTVIGVLAAALAAGNSLEESCFLANAAAGVVVGKLGTSSVSPIELENAVRGRAGTGFGVMTEAQLKVAVAQARQRGEKVVMTNGIFDILHAGHVSYLANARKLGDRLIVAVNSDAATKRLKGETRPVNALENRMIVLGALEAVDWVVPFEEDTPQRLISDILPDLLVKGGDYKPEDIAGSTEVWANGGDVKVLNFEQGLSTTNIITAIKERHAGNGGEGEQ, via the coding sequence ATGAAAGTTACACTGCCTGATTTTCGCCACGCCAGTGTACTGGTGGTAGGTGACGTCATGTTGGATCGCTATTGGTATGGCCCGACCAGCCGCATCTCACCGGAAGCTCCGGTGCCTGTGGTCAAGGTTGATACTATTGAAGAGCGTCCCGGCGGTGCGGCTAACGTGGCGATGAACATTGCTTCGCTGGGTACCAATTCACGTCTGGTGGGGCTGACCGGCATCGACGATGCAGCGCGAGCGCTCAGCGCCAAGCTCAACACTGTGAATGTGTACTGCGATTTTGTCTCAGTGCCTACCCATCCGACCATCACCAAGCTGCGCGTACTATCGCGCAATCAGCAACTGATCCGTCTCGACTTTGAAGAGGGCTTTTCCAACGTCGACGCGCAGCCAGTATTAACGCGCATCCAGCAGGCATTGCCGCAGATCGGTGTGCTAGTGCTGTCAGACTATGCCAAAGGTGCGCTAAGCCAAGTGCAAAACATGATCAAACTGGCGCGTGCCGCCAAAGTGCCGGTGTTGATCGATCCGAAAGGCTCTGATTTTGAACGCTATCGCGGCGCTACGCTGCTAACGCCGAATCTGTCCGAATTCGAAGCAATAGTAGGCCATTGCAAGGATGAAGCCGATCTGGTGGAACGCGGCATGAAGCTAATGGCTGATTTTGCGCTATCCGCGCTGCTGGTAACCCGTTCCGAGCACGGCATGACCTTGCTGCAACCGGGCGTTGCGCCACTGCATCTTCCCACCCAAGCTCAGGAGGTGTTCGACGTCACCGGTGCTGGCGATACCGTGATTGGCGTGTTGGCCGCCGCTTTAGCCGCCGGCAACTCGCTGGAAGAGTCCTGTTTCCTGGCCAACGCTGCCGCTGGCGTGGTGGTCGGCAAGCTGGGAACCTCTAGCGTTTCGCCGATCGAGCTGGAAAATGCCGTGCGTGGCCGCGCGGGAACTGGCTTTGGCGTGATGACTGAAGCCCAGTTGAAAGTCGCTGTGGCGCAAGCACGCCAGCGTGGTGAGAAAGTAGTGATGACCAACGGTATTTTCGACATTCTGCACGCTGGCCACGTTTCCTATTTGGCCAATGCCCGCAAGTTGGGTGATCGGTTGATCGTAGCGGTGAACAGCGATGCTGCTACCAAGCGACTGAAGGGCGAAACCCGCCCAGTCAACGCGCTGGAAAACCGCATGATCGTGCTCGGCGCACTGGAGGCAGTAGACTGGGTAGTGCCGTTTGAGGAAGACACACCGCAGCGTTTGATCAGCGATATCTTGCCAGATTTGCTGGTGAAAGGCGGTGACTACAAGCCGGAAGATATCGCCGGTAGCACAGAGGTATGGGCCAATGGCGGCGATGTCAAAGTGCTGAACTTTGAGCAGGGCTTATCAACCACCAATATCATCACCGCCATCAAAGAGCGGCACGCTGGAAACGGTGGTGAGGGTGAGCAGTAG
- the ribB gene encoding 3,4-dihydroxy-2-butanone-4-phosphate synthase gives MNQTLLSDFGTQTERVERALDTLRNGRGVMVLDDENRENEGDMIFAAETMTVEQMALTIRHGSGIVCLCITEDRRQQLDLPMMVTNNSSQFQTAFTVSIEAARGVTTGVSATDRLSTIRAAIADNAKPGDLNRPGHVFPLRAQPGGVLSRRGHTEATIDLVAMAGFKPAGVLCELTNDDGSMARAPEVMAFAKQHGMVVLTIEDLVAYRQAHEQKAS, from the coding sequence ATGAATCAGACACTACTTTCAGATTTCGGCACACAGACAGAACGCGTTGAACGCGCGCTCGATACATTGCGCAACGGGCGCGGTGTGATGGTGCTTGATGACGAAAACCGTGAAAATGAAGGTGATATGATTTTCGCCGCTGAAACCATGACGGTTGAGCAAATGGCGCTGACCATTCGCCACGGCAGCGGTATCGTGTGCCTGTGCATCACCGAAGATCGCCGCCAGCAGCTCGATCTGCCGATGATGGTGACCAATAACTCCAGCCAGTTCCAGACCGCTTTCACCGTGAGCATTGAAGCAGCACGGGGCGTTACCACCGGGGTTTCCGCGACGGATCGCCTGAGCACTATCCGTGCAGCCATTGCCGATAACGCCAAACCGGGCGATCTAAACCGCCCAGGCCATGTGTTCCCGCTGCGAGCGCAACCGGGTGGCGTACTGAGCCGCCGTGGTCATACCGAAGCGACCATCGATCTGGTGGCGATGGCCGGTTTCAAACCTGCCGGTGTGCTGTGTGAACTGACCAACGATGATGGCAGCATGGCGCGTGCGCCGGAAGTGATGGCATTCGCCAAGCAGCACGGCATGGTAGTGTTGACTATCGAGGATCTGGTGGCTTATCGCCAGGCTCATGAGCAGAAAGCCAGTTGA
- a CDS encoding DUF1190 family protein codes for MKRTKSINQEMFRKSWRSYPVAPLALAISAVFMLTGCEKSDETVAMYQNADDCSRSNPSMREQCTTTYHKALKEAEKTAPKYATREDCVAEFGDAQCTQAPAQAGMAAGSQSSGSVWMPLMAGYMMGRMMGGAGFAQQPLFTSQNAASPANGKFVDATGKSYGAATAGGRTTTVPKTAMAPKPAVTHTITRGGFGETVAKHNSMQRRSATPGSRSMGG; via the coding sequence ATGAAACGGACAAAAAGCATCAACCAAGAAATGTTCCGCAAATCTTGGCGCAGCTACCCTGTGGCACCCTTGGCCCTGGCGATCAGCGCAGTCTTTATGCTGACTGGCTGTGAGAAGAGCGACGAAACCGTCGCCATGTACCAAAATGCTGACGACTGTTCGCGCTCGAATCCTTCCATGCGCGAGCAGTGCACCACGACCTACCATAAAGCGTTGAAAGAAGCCGAAAAAACCGCGCCAAAATACGCCACCCGTGAAGACTGCGTTGCCGAATTTGGCGACGCGCAGTGCACCCAGGCACCAGCGCAGGCTGGCATGGCGGCAGGATCTCAAAGCAGCGGCAGCGTCTGGATGCCGCTGATGGCCGGTTACATGATGGGCCGCATGATGGGGGGGGCTGGCTTTGCTCAGCAGCCGCTGTTCACCTCCCAAAACGCTGCCAGCCCGGCCAACGGCAAGTTCGTTGACGCTACCGGCAAAAGTTATGGCGCGGCGACAGCCGGTGGGCGCACTACGACTGTGCCGAAAACCGCCATGGCCCCGAAGCCTGCGGTCACCCATACCATCACCCGTGGCGGCTTCGGCGAAACCGTCGCCAAACATAACAGTATGCAACGCCGCAGCGCCACCCCCGGCTCTCGCAGCATGGGCGGTTGA